Genomic window (Lycium barbarum isolate Lr01 chromosome 2, ASM1917538v2, whole genome shotgun sequence):
cattcCAAGAAGTTTCCCGGGTCGACCCGTATTCCTATTTGCATCCCTCTTTCAATTttgctgcatatatatatatatatatatatatataaataacatCTATATTTAGTGGTTGCATTTATATCCCTTTTTTTGAATTTGTTATTGAAATCTTCAATGATGACTCTTCTCTTCaggtattattattattccttTATGTAAATGGTTACCTCTTTTCACATATATCAACTATATCTTTATTAATTTCATTAAGACCCACTTGGTTCCATTACTAAATATTTTGTCTTTTTAAGGTAAAGGTAAATAAAATAGGTGTTTGGTTAATTTAGACATTCTTATAATTTCTTTAACCCTATTCCATGTTCTTTTTCTATGTACATGTCAGTATATTCTTGTTTTGGGTTATATTTTTAGATACATGTGGATGTTATGGAATATGTAAATGACCCATATTGCTATTTGTGAACCTGTCTTTAGTTTTGGTGGCTTTTGGGTTTCTGATAAGTTAAATTGGGGATTTTTGTAAAGTTTGAAACTTTTGGGGTTTCAGTAGAGCTAAAATGAGGAGTTTTCTTGAAGTTTGAACACAAGGGTGTGGTGGTTTCTTTTTGGTTTGCAGATAGTTGTTGTGGTCATTGGGGGAGATGGAAGAACCGGGGCAGCTTAAAAGAGCTTTTATAGATGCTACTGCTGGTGCGATTTCTGGTGGTATTTCCAGGACTGTGACGTCACCTCTAGATGTTATTAAAATCAGATTCCAGGTATATACATTCTTCTATCTGTTTTCGGGGTGTTGTAGTAGAAGTTGTTATTGTGTGCTTGGCATTTATATAAATACTGGTAATAGCATAATATTGCATAATCAGCTTTATGATCAAGATGACCAATAGTTATAAAAGGATGAGTCGTCTTTCAAACATTGTTATGAATTGGATATTTCTGACTGCTTTCGTTATTAATCATTGTTATGCAATAAAATTGGTTCAGCCCATTAGAACTAGTCCTGTAGGCCGTAGATTAGTTGTCCTTGTTATCTGGGTGATGCTTTGACTTCTCTATGAAAGGCAGCCAGGAGCAACAGCTTGAGATTTTCAAATTTGCAAACTTTAGTTTCATTACTTCAGAAATGTGTTATTGCAGAGATAACCTACTTTTCTCAGCCTTGGTCTGATCATTTGTTGAATCTCTCTTTCTTGCTGTCGGATGATTTGCGTTCATGTGCAATAGAGAACCCTCAAATATTCCACTAATTAAGCTCAGGGCTTACACTTTTACAAGTAAGGCCATAAGCAGCAAAAACCCTTCATTATTTTATAAAACTCTCGTCCAGTTTCACAATCATATTCTTCCACAAATTCCCCTCTGTAAAAGAATAGTTGGTAGTTAGTCTCTGTGGTGCTGAATCCAGCTTTCTCATGCTCCTTTGACAGTTTTTCTTTGCTTCTTCATATTCATCAGAGCTCTTTATTGTGTTAACATTAAAGTTGCCTTGCTCTTCTCTGTATATCAAGTACGATAGCTAATGTTATTTATATATACTAATCTTTTTATAGGTTCAACTGGAACCCACTACTCAGTGGGCCTTGCTTGGGAGAACTGTATATGGCAATTCAAAATATACGGGGATGCTGCAAGCCAGTAAAGATATACTCAGAGAAGAAGGTTTACCGGTATAGTTCCTATCATATTAATCCATCTCCATAGGAGACAATATGAGCAGAGGACCGGAATGCCTAAATTTTACTGCAAAGAAGTATTGAGGACTTTTAGGATCCTAATAATTATTTGATGCATGTGTTAATCAGAGTTTTTGACACTTGGATATTTTACTAATTATGCTTCGTCAGATTATTTATTTTGCACTCAAATAAATTTGAAAATTTACTCCCTTTTGTTGCTTGAAAAGTATTTAATTCTTAAAACACAAGGCATGCACTCTATGACTTCTTATTGTGAAAATTCCACTTCTGACTTATATACTTGATTTGCTATACATGTTACTCTCGTCATTTTTCTACTCAGTGGATGAAAACTTTTTCGGTGTTATCAAACCCCGGTATGAGTAATGGTGCAATGtggttttttttgtgtgtgtgtgtggggggggggggggggggggagtgttgTCTAATATTTTGAGTTCAAGCTTGTGGCTCCTTCCTTCCTAAGAAATTCTATCTCATTAATTGATGCACTTTATAGCAAACTCGCGCTAGCTTACCCAAAAAAGGCTGCTGGTGGGTTACTGTATCTTTTGCGACCATGTTCTATATTTATGGCGTTAATCCATGTGTTGTGTCCAACAGTTATGCCCTTGTTGTCTTCACATATTTAAGTTTACTTATTTTTATATGGGGAGCAGGGGCAAGAGACATTTCTACTTACTTGTGTTAATGATTTTGATGATGGTATCTTCTGAAACTATGCACAGTTTACTCATATTTATTCTGTTTTCCTTGCTCACATGACAGGGATTTTGGCGGGGTAATGTTCCTGCTTTACTCATGGTTATGCCATATACTGCAATACAATTTGCAGTGTTGCACAAATTGAAAACTTTTGCTAGTGGCTCTTCAAAGTCAGGTCTGTATCGTAGTCTGACCTGCTCGGGTAGATTAGTTAGATTTTATTTAAGTTTTCCCCTTTACTCCTCTGTCACAAGTTGTACAGCTTTTGCACCATGTGTGCTCTAGAATCTGACTATATATACAAGTTATATCTAGTCTGCGATCAGTCCGGACATCTGATTACATATTTAGCTGTTCAAAGATGCCTTTAAGTAAGCTATTTTGTGCTTCCCTCAAGTAAGCGTCAATGTCTGATGGCTTGATTCTTTTCTATGATGCAGAGGATCACGTTAACTTGAGCCCTTATCTTTCTTACATCAGTGGGGCATTAGCAGGCTGTGCAGCTACTGTTGGTTCTTACCCGTTTGATCTTTTGAGAACCATTTTAGCTTCTCAAGGAGAGCCAAAGGTACATGTCACTTATCTATGATATTGTATAACCTTTGTTGCATGTGATGCAAACTGTGCTCATACATGTGAAACCAAGTCTCTTGCAATGCAAATCATGTTTGTATTGGGTAAATTTGATAAACTTGTAACTATAAAAAGGGATTAGATTAACAAATTCACCTTCACCTCTAGTTACATGCATTGATTGGTCTCTGTCGTGTCAAAGAAACAATCGAATAAAAATCTAGTCTTGGATAGACAGTGTCGATTGTAGTCCTCGGTTGTCAAGGCATGCATGCGGGAGAAAATTCACAAACTTGCTGTCCATCTGAATGCTTTTGACACCATTATTGGATACTTGAATATACAGAATCCATTATGCAATAACTACTTTACTTGATGTAAAAGAATGCAGTGTCATTGTCTTCATTTTTTCCCATACACTTGTTGTAGTGATTACAATTTAACATGATGTTCATCCTACTTGAAATTAGTATTGAGTTTGCACTTCAGCCATTTGGTTGGGGAAATTGCTTATTCATTCATCATTTGATTTAACTTGATGGGTTTACCAGAAATTGCATGGCTAGATCATAGATGATAAAGTTGTCATCACAAATTCATGttagtggttttttttttttcccgaatGAAAAAATCAAGCGACATATGAGCATACCAACTCCAATTCTGCTGTATTACAATTTGTATACTGTTTCTGCAGTCATGTTAACTGGGTTTCACGGGACTTATGTGGTATGCTAACGAACAGGTTTATCCAAACATGAGGGCTGCATTTGTTGATATATTCAGAACTCGTGGCATTCGAGGAGTGTATTCTGGATTGACACCTACTCTTGTTGAGATTGTTCCTTATGCTGGTTTGCAATTTGGAACTTATGATACATTCAAACGCTGGATGATGGTAAACCCTTACTCTTTCATGGAGTCTCTCACTTGCCATGTTTGATTCTGTTgactaggggtgtcaaatgggcgggttgggctgaattTTGGGCGGGTCAAAATGGGTTGAGTTAATACCCAAAAAgtacttgggctgaaatgggttgggctgaaatggactaaaaagcgggtcataacccaactcgcccaattcttactaagttttaatttctttggttgttcttttataatttttttggtACCTAAGAAAAactattttctttctttattatgGTTAATTATAtaacttataaaataaaaaaattatctgtttgaaaatattttgacaagatttctcatggatCAATTTGGGCTGCATATCAGCCCAACTTTTTATGGGCTGAAATAGACTAAGTTAATAATTGAGTGGGTCAATGATCaacccaaatttggggggttgGGCGGGCCATGTTTTCATGGGCTGATTTTGCCACCGCTATTGTTGATAGTAGTTTGGGCCATCGAGGATAATTTACTGAAGTGGGTGTATACTGCTCTGTGGGATTTTGTCTTGGGAGAATCGTTCTAGATGAGACCACTTTAAAGGAAACCGTTCTAAATTCATAGAAGACATTTATGTGCATGAGCTTTAAATTATGAGACGTTTTTACCTGTGAAACTAAATACACAGAAAAAGGTTCTCCATATGTCCTTTAAAAAATCCAGATTTGATGTCCATAGGTTAAGCTAGGCTTATATCAAAGCTACTTAATGCTAGACTTCAAAAAAAGTTATGATGAACCAGAAGAGACAATTAAGTTCATGGAAAGtattctactatattagaagagtgggtttggtcgtcacccactcttctaatatagttaaaataaaataaaaaaatttaagttggggcccactcttctacaatagtagaaataaaaaaatatttaaggtGGGGTCCACTCTTCTACaatagtagaaaataaaaaaaataaaaaaatttaaggtGAGGTCCTGAAGAAGCaagagacaattgcaaaaaaaaaaaggcatttaaataatgataataagttcagaaaatggtaaaggtacgcttagagaaaatttaaagaagagaaattcatgaaaaaaaaaataacgatttaaatttaacacaaaaaccgctaaagaagcCATAAAACCAAatgatttaaaacttatacccaaagggtataagtttagacacatacgtctcacacaaataatgcgGAATAACAtcagaagacgaaatataaacggtcaagaaacgtatacacatattttcttaggAGCCATTcggacatgatttcatctcatgtgATGAAATCATGtgatgaaatcatgagatgaaatcatgtttggacatgcaatttggatttattaagttgcaattttttttataaacataaaaaccccacaagttgtaaaaaccatcaaaattttcgcaattcttatacaatcttaccaaatgagtaaatcatagttcataataaaattaatacgctactagaaggcctttctaaaaaaatacaacatcaattgatcaaactttagttcaataaaaaggaaaaaatttaacatgaatagtaatgtaactactctttaatataatccttccacacggtaaacatgattggtaaatatattttaccaacttgcggattaatatttaatacaaatggttggtaaacatgattgataaatatatctaccaacttatgggtctttttttacaaaatataaacgtatggatcaaattttacatttatattttttgaaatcatgatttcaaatcccaaatcatgcctttttggatga
Coding sequences:
- the LOC132626816 gene encoding mitochondrial thiamine diphosphate carrier 2-like; the encoded protein is MEEPGQLKRAFIDATAGAISGGISRTVTSPLDVIKIRFQVQLEPTTQWALLGRTVYGNSKYTGMLQASKDILREEGLPGFWRGNVPALLMVMPYTAIQFAVLHKLKTFASGSSKSEDHVNLSPYLSYISGALAGCAATVGSYPFDLLRTILASQGEPKVYPNMRAAFVDIFRTRGIRGVYSGLTPTLVEIVPYAGLQFGTYDTFKRWMMAWNLRSYNAIHGDEHLSSFQLFICGLAAGTCAKAVCHPLDVVKKRFQIEGLQRHPRYGARLEPRAYRNMYDGLRRILIEEGWAGLYKGIVPSIVKAAPAGAVTFVAYEYTSDWLESTFS